The window TGGGTCGCACTTGCGTTCACCATCGGGCAGCAGGTCACGGCGATCGGAGCCGCACTGCTAATTGTCTATCCCTTATGGGATGCGCTGGCCAATTACGTCGACATGTTGCGTAGCGGTGGAATGCGCGGAAATTCTACTCAGGCTTTCAATGTCTTCGTTAGCTCGGCTATAGCGATTGCGGTGATTGTCGTGTTGCAGGTCAACGCAAGCTCGGTGCTTGATGTATTCGGAGTCTGGGCCGTTGTGTCCGGATTACTTCAACTCGCCACTGCTGTCCGCCGCAGGAAGGTCTTTGGTGGGCAATGGGCAATGATTCTGAGCGGAGGCCAGTCAGCGCTGGCGGGTGCGTTTTTCATCGCACAGGCCTATGCATCGGTGCCTCCGGCGATTGTCAAAGTGGCCGGCTACGCAGGTGTAGGGGCGATCTATTTTCTTGTCTCCGCGTTGTGGTTGTCTGTCGGGCAACTGCGGCGCAAGTTCGCATCGATGCCTTGAAGAACTGGACTAACGTGACCGCTCTTTCGTGCGGGTGCTGCGATTCGGCGATCGCTATAAGGTGAACGCCAGCATGGATTGAATGAACCGCCAAGCAATCGAACGTGTGAGGTGTTAAAGGCGTAGTGCTTCCGCCACCGGTTGCCAGGTCTCCCTTTGGCTGTCACCCGATTGATGTTGATACAAGTGCACCCCAATGAATTCAACGCGGCGAATGTTGCGAATTGCCGACTGTAGCGGCGTAGAGCGGTCGGACGGCAGCTTCCTGCATCGGGAA is drawn from Trinickia violacea and contains these coding sequences:
- a CDS encoding DUF308 domain-containing protein; protein product: MATRLSETTRLQDELWLKYFYFTRAAFSVVWVALAFTIGQQVTAIGAALLIVYPLWDALANYVDMLRSGGMRGNSTQAFNVFVSSAIAIAVIVVLQVNASSVLDVFGVWAVVSGLLQLATAVRRRKVFGGQWAMILSGGQSALAGAFFIAQAYASVPPAIVKVAGYAGVGAIYFLVSALWLSVGQLRRKFASMP